From Parasteatoda tepidariorum isolate YZ-2023 chromosome 1, CAS_Ptep_4.0, whole genome shotgun sequence, one genomic window encodes:
- the LOC107450883 gene encoding glutamate receptor ionotropic, kainate 2, with translation MELLKVNKIWRFHVLLLFLWYKVEALPESIKVGGMFETGDEMLETAFKYSVERVNTDPRLLPQSRLTPQLEKVERHDSFQAARKVCDLLSEGMAAMFGPQSNEGSAAVQSTCDVLEVPHIETRWDYRTKRDNHSINLFPHPTALGKAYLDFVKSKEWRKFAIVYEESDALIRLQELLKDPFIRQRQVVVRQFLPHQEYRKLLKELGRAGIKNIVIDVPTKSVQTVLKHAQQVDMMSEYHNYFITSLDLHTLDLEDFQYGGTNITGYKLVDEESPAYADVLETWRNPVFKATGREPTLTTEAALLYDATHLFARALTDLDRGQKIHIKSLSCDTEEPWPHGISLINYMRMINVKGLTGDIKFDHHGFRSDFRLKVLELTYDGLREAGEWSAHSGLNMTTNYSRVEQEVIQSLKNKTLIATTLINAPYAMLKDNHEELEGNDKYEGYCIDLLREISNILGFRYQLRIADDNKYGERNDQGDWNGMIKELIDGRADIAIGDLTLTFQREQVVDFTMPFMNLGISILFRKPTKKVPKLFSFLSPLSLEVWVYMATAFLGVSLFLFIIARFSPYEWTNPHPCNPNPDVLQNQFTLLNTLWFTVGCLMQQGCELTPKALSTRVVACIWWFFTLIMVSSYTANLAAFLTVERLVSPIEGVEDLAKQSHIQYGCVDSGATQFFFKESTIPTFKRMWAFMQSARPSVFVESNSKGVERVKKENYAFLMESTSIEYIVERECELTQIGSLLDNKGYGVATPSGSPYRNPLSSAILKLQERGTLHVLKDRWWKQKLGGGKCSKDEANTAGSASALSLANVGGVFVVLGAGLIIACVVAIVEFIWKSRKVDSEEREPLCVMFCRELRFAIMCGGSTKPIIPKHDNDDRQPPENGLPFMPLTGFSSVTTKDNFS, from the exons ATGGAGTTgttaaaagttaacaaaatttgGCGGTTTCATGTTCTACTGTTATTTCTATGGTATAAAGTTGAAGCTCTACCCGAGTCAATCAAAGTGG ggGGAATGTTCGAAACAGGAGATGAAATGCTGGAAACAGCATTCAAGTACTCCGTCGAAAGAGTCAATACAGATCCCAGACTTTTACCCCAATCCCGACTTACACCTCAATTAGAAAAAGTAGAACGACACGATAGCTTCCAAGCTGCCCGAAAAG tatgtGATCTGTTAAGCGAAGGGATGGCCGCTATGTTTGGTCCTCAGTCAAACGAGGGCAGTGCAGCAGTGCAGTCAACCTGCGACGTTCTAGAAGTACCACATATTGAGACCCGTTGGGATTACCGCACCAAAAGAGATAACCATTCCATCAACCTTTTCCCTCATCCAACAGCTCTTGGAAAAGCCTATCTGGATTTTGTCAAGTCAAAAGAATGGAGGAAATTTGCAATCGTCTATGAAGAGAGTGATG CTTTGATACGTCTTCAGGAACTATTGAAAGATCCTTTCATAAGGCAAAGACAAGTTGTTGTTCGACAATTCCTTCCTCATCAAGAATATCGAAAACTGCTCAAAGAATTGGGAAGAGCTGGCATAAAAAACATTGTAATCGACGTCCCTACTAAAAGCGTTCAAACAGTTCTGAAACAT GCTCAACAAGTAGACATGATGTCAGAGTATCATAATTACTTCATTACCTCcttg GACCTCCACACTCTTGATTTGGAGGACTTCCAATACGGAGGCACTAATATCACGGGGTATAAGCTGGTCGATGAAGAAAGTCCAGCTTACGCCGACGTGTTAGAAACATGGAGAAACCCAGTATTCAAAGCAACAGGGAGGGAACCTACCTTGACG aCAGAGGCAGCTCTCCTCTATGACGCTACTCATTTGTTTGCTCGGGCCTTGACTGATCTGGACAGAGGTCAAAAGATACACATAAAATCCTTGTCATGTGACACTGAAGAACCATGGCCACACGGGATATCACTAATAAACTACATGAGAATG ATTAACGTTAAAGGATTAACTGGTGACATTAAATTTGACCATCATGGATTTCGATCTGATTTTCGGCTAAAAGTTTTGGAATTGACATATGATGGACTGCGAGAA GCAGGTGAGTGGAGTGCACATTCAGGTTTGAACATGACAACAAACTATTCCAGAGTAGAGCAAGAAGTAATTCAGTCTCTCAAGAATAAAACTCTCATAGCAACTACCCTGATA AATGCACCGTATGCAATGTTGAAAGACAATCACGAAGAACTTGAAGGAAATGACAAATACGAAGGATACTGCATAGATCTTTTAAGAGAAATATCCAACATCCTTGGCTTCCGGTACCAATTGAGGATTGCTGATGACAACAAGTATGGTGAAAGGAACGATCAAGGCGATTGGAATGGAATGATCAAAGAACTGATCGATGGG AGAGCCGACATCGCCATTGGAGATTTGACACTCACCTTCCAAAGGGAACAAGTTGTTGACTTCACTATGCCATTTATGAACCTCGGCATTAGCATCCTGTTCAGAAAACCAACCAAAAAAGTACCCAAGCTGTTCTCTTTTCTCTCTCCTCTCTCACTAGAGGTTTGGGTGTACATGGCCACAGCTTTTCTGGGAGTGAGCCTCTTTCTTTTCATCATCGCTAGATTTAGTCCTTATGAATGGACGAATCCTCATCCATGCAATCCTAATCCTGACGTCCTCCAAAATCAGTTCACGCTGCTTAATACGCTTTGGTTTACTGTGGGCTGCCTCATGCAACAAGGTTGCGAACTTACACCCAA gGCCTTATCAACAAGAGTTGTGGCCTGTATCTGGTGGTTCTTTACACTCATCATGGTCTCTTCCTATACGGCTAATCTCGCAGCTTTCTTGACGGTCGAAAGATTGGTGTCTCCAATCGAAGGGGTAGAAGATCTAGCTAAACAATCTCATATTCAATATGGCTGCGTGGATTCTGGTgctacacaattttttttcaag GAATCGACGATCCCTACTTTCAAGCGGATGTGGGCTTTCATGCAGAGTGCTCGCCCGAGCGTCTTCGTCGAATCCAACAGCAAAGGCGTAGAGCGAGTGAAGAAGGAGAATTACGCCTTCCTCATGGAGTCCACCTCCATAGAATACATCGTCGAAAGGGAGTGCGAATTGACTCAAATTGGAAGCTTGCTAGATAACAAAGGCTACGGTGTCGCGACGCCATCTG GGTCGCCATACCGAAATCCGCTGTCTAGCGCCATTTTGAAGTTGCAAGAAAGAGGAACTTTGCATGTTCTTAAAGATCGTTGGTGGAAGCAGAAATTGGGTGGTGGTAAATGCAGTAAAGACGAAGCTAACACGGCAGGGTCGGCCAGCGCCTTAAGCCTCGCCAATGTAGGTGGAGTGTTCGTGGTGCTGGGCGCAGGGCTTATAATCGCCTGCGTCGTGGCGATCGTCGAATTTATCTGGAAGTCAAGAAAAGTAGATAGTGAAGAAAGG GAACCACTGTGCGTCATGTTCTGCAGAGAGCTGCGTTTCGCGATTATGTGCGGAGGTTCAACTAAACCTATAATTCCCAAACACGACAATGACGATAGGCAACCTCCAGAGAACGGTCTCCCCTTCATGCCCCTTACAGGATTCAGCAGTGTCACCACCAAAGACAACTTCTCTTGA